In Camelus dromedarius isolate mCamDro1 chromosome 3, mCamDro1.pat, whole genome shotgun sequence, one DNA window encodes the following:
- the PCYOX1L gene encoding prenylcysteine oxidase-like: MARAARLLAALAALLAAAATGDARPSKIAVVGAGIGGSAVAHFLQQHFGPRVQIDVFEKATVGGRLATISVNKQHYESGAASFHSLSLHMQQFVKQLGLRHRREVGGRSAIFNGENFVLEETDWYLLNLFRLWWHYGISFLRLQMWVEEVMEKFMRIYKYQAHGYAFSGVEELLYSLGESAFINMTQRSVAESLLQVGVTQRFIDDVVSAVLRASYGQSAAMPAFAGAMSLAGAQGSLWSVEGGNKLVCSGLLKVTKANVIYATVTSVSLQHTEGKPLYHVEYENEAGTGSDYYDIVVIATPLHLDNSSTITFEGFDPPIDVVQGSFQPTVVSLVHGYLNSSYFGFPDPKLFPFASILTTDFPSFFSALDNICPVNVSASFRRKQPQEAAVWRVQSPQPLFRSQLKTLFRSYYSVQTAEWQAHPLHGSHTTLPRFALHDQLFHLNALEWAASSVEVTAVAAKNVALLAYNRWYQDLDKIDQKDLMHKVKTEL, from the exons CTGTGGTTGGAGCCGGAATTGGGGGTTCTGCCGTGGCCCATTTCCTGCAACAGCACTTCGGCCCCAGGGTGCAGATCGATGTGTTCGAGAAGGCGACTGTGGGCGGCCGCCTGGCAACCATCTCGGTCAACAAGCAGCACTACGAGAGTGGGGCCGCCTCCTTCCACTCCCTGAGCCTCCACATGCAGCAATTCGTCAAGCAGCTGG GGCTGCGGCACCGGCGcgaggtgggaggcaggagtgCCATCTTCAACGGGGAGAATTTCGTGCTGGAGGAAACTGACTGGTACCTGCTGAACCTCTTCCGTCTCTGGTGGCACTATGGCATCAGCTTCCTGAGACTGCAGATGTGGGTGGAGGAGGTCATGGAGAAGTTCATGAG GATCTATAAGTACCAGGCCCACGGTTATGCCTTCTCGGGTGTGGAGGAACTGCTCTACTCGCTGGGGGAGTCCGCCTTCATCAACATGACCCAGCGCTCCGTGGCCGAGTCTCTGCTCCAGGTGGGCGTCACACAGCGCTTTATCGATGACGTCGTCTCCGCCGTCCTGCGGGCCAGCTATGGCCAGTCAGCCGCCATGCCCGCCTTTGCTG GAGCCATGTCGCTAGCTGGGGCCCAAGGCAGCCTGTGGTCTGTGGAGGGAGGCAACAAGCTGGTTTGTTCCGGTCTGCTGAAGGTCACCAAGGCCAACGTGATCTACGCCACGGTGACCTCTGTTTCCCTGCAGCATACAg AAGGGAAACCCTTGTACCACGTAGAGTATGAGAATGAGGCGGGCACGGGCTCCGACTACTACGACATAGTGGTCATCGCCACCCCTCTGCACCTGGACAACAGCAGCACCATCACCTTCGAAGGCTTCGACCCACCCATTGATGTTGTCCAGGGCTCTTTCCAGCCCACTGTCGTCTCCTTGGTCCACGGCTACCTCAACTCTTCCTACTTTGGCTTCCCCGACCCTAAGCTTTTCCCCTTCGCCAGCATCCTTACCACAGATTTCCCCAGCTTCTTCAGTGCTCTGGACAACATCTGCCCTGTCAATGTCTCGGCCAGCTTCCGCCGGAAGCAGCCTCAGGAGGCAGCCGTTTGGCGCGTCCAAtccccccagcccctcttccGGTCCCAGCTGAAGACCCTCTTCCGCTCCTATTACTCGGTGCAGACAGCCGAGTGGCAGGCCCACCCCCTCCATGGCTCCCACACCACCCTCCCACGGTTTGCACTGCACGACCAGCTCTTCCACCTCAACGCCCTGGAGTGGGCGGCCAGCTCCGTGGAGGTGACAGCTGTCGCTGCCAAGAATGTGGCCCTGCTGGCTTACAACCGCTGGTACCAGGACCTAGATAAGATTGACCAAAAGGATTTGATGCACAAGGTGAAGACTGAACTGTGA